From Halalkalibaculum roseum, the proteins below share one genomic window:
- a CDS encoding TIGR01777 family oxidoreductase: MNILITGGTGFIGSELRDMLLQEGHYLTIITRSPKKYEDEKAKNQKFISWDDDLSEAMENSDAVINLAGASIFGQRWTEEVKRKILDSRVKTTRKLVQAAGDAENPPELMISASAVGYYGDRGDDVLTESEPAGNSFLSNVCLEWEAAAQEIEDHGVRLAIPRIGIVLETGGGALQQMLPPFKLGVGGPVGSGDQYFPWIHMYDLCRGLKHPLENEAFEGAYNLSAPNPVTMNEFADKLGEVLNRPTFFRVPEFALNLVLGEAADPILESLRVQPKKLQQAGFEFKFQYVKEALADIL, encoded by the coding sequence ACTCGATCACCAAAAAAGTATGAAGATGAAAAAGCAAAGAATCAAAAGTTTATCTCGTGGGATGATGACCTTAGCGAAGCCATGGAAAATTCGGATGCCGTTATAAATCTCGCGGGGGCATCGATCTTCGGACAGCGTTGGACAGAGGAAGTCAAACGCAAAATACTAGATAGCCGGGTGAAGACGACCCGAAAGCTGGTACAGGCAGCAGGTGATGCCGAGAATCCACCTGAGCTTATGATATCCGCTTCAGCAGTCGGATACTATGGGGATAGAGGTGATGATGTTCTAACCGAAAGCGAACCGGCAGGGAATAGTTTTTTGAGTAATGTCTGCTTGGAGTGGGAAGCTGCCGCACAGGAGATTGAGGACCATGGTGTCAGGCTAGCCATACCAAGAATCGGCATCGTCCTAGAAACAGGAGGAGGGGCCTTGCAGCAAATGCTACCACCTTTTAAACTGGGAGTGGGTGGACCGGTGGGAAGCGGTGATCAGTATTTTCCATGGATCCATATGTATGACCTCTGCCGCGGGTTAAAACATCCTCTAGAAAATGAAGCTTTTGAAGGGGCATATAACCTGAGTGCTCCTAACCCGGTGACCATGAATGAGTTTGCTGACAAACTGGGCGAAGTATTGAATAGGCCGACTTTTTTCAGGGTACCGGAATTTGCCTTGAATCTGGTGCTCGGAGAGGCTGCCGATCCGATTCTGGAAAGCCTGAGAGTTCAGCCCAAAAAACTGCAGCAAGCCGGCTTTGAGTTTAAATTCCAGTATGTGAAAGAAGCCCTGGCAGATATTCTGTAA